A single Lancefieldella parvula DSM 20469 DNA region contains:
- a CDS encoding tetratricopeptide repeat protein, which translates to MGVSDLFSLNKASKQSQGSTLEKILLRSNNVIASLKDLVANNQITETGLQEMLMRSKNLENTNLPKGDVHKLDRTGRWWFNANTLECAAEEYDAFIATEAILNISQDVEALKNTHASETDLQLVRTTLSQVASIMPKSSSLTEQVAPFSGGADGSSDWMKRLWFANYVENTPFPFRMVYNFSYNPQLDILVFEFFVARPRCFSFLSAEKSEQIAAARAYALRTSLCVARMALQSCKISRVCINGSLRGEDRIVISMDLNEAALARLLPTAANTQIDSNSFPQDPALRVSFDTEGWFNEVEPFMKPTDEWVSPRSFFEVPDLSDRPCSAAVTAICGAQKVNDLGYSEAAHRIKLWNTTLNNIPKDASTADVVSQLEEAKASTSDIYAIEGLDRVIHGLVEGTIDFSDRRTMAEKFLFGSPLNKTLETIKNIMDGEPDPDALEKTLTELESQVSPTLDMGLYLDDSDSIYRYFDSISERIAYNLAFPNEPRKLVLIPDTYFMSLARMARAYNLLEQSEKAERYAQEAHRISPLGIDATLLLVRTLEDQSKIFEAAKLLKNLIQHLFSSSDVALVYYRLAYMEWKLGRSDLCAACYQMAIIIGGNVAQPAKEELKDLLKTDSSVKTLDTPQEVFSFLEQNNIPVFDQKAVFNKAVTIASACVNDGVYCVGQNMLKNCLEITFDDAAAKVESSLRSPY; encoded by the coding sequence TTGGGCGTCTCAGATCTTTTCTCGCTAAATAAAGCTTCAAAGCAATCTCAGGGATCTACCCTAGAGAAGATTTTGCTGCGCTCAAATAATGTCATTGCCTCTCTTAAAGACCTTGTTGCAAACAATCAGATTACAGAGACGGGTCTTCAAGAGATGTTGATGCGCTCTAAAAATCTCGAGAATACCAATCTGCCTAAGGGCGATGTTCATAAACTTGATAGAACGGGTCGCTGGTGGTTTAATGCCAACACACTGGAATGTGCGGCTGAAGAGTACGATGCTTTTATTGCAACTGAAGCAATCCTCAATATTTCACAAGATGTTGAGGCTCTAAAAAATACTCACGCTTCTGAAACGGATCTCCAGCTTGTTCGTACTACACTCTCGCAGGTAGCAAGTATCATGCCCAAGTCATCCTCCCTTACTGAGCAAGTTGCTCCTTTTAGTGGTGGTGCAGACGGCAGCTCTGACTGGATGAAACGTCTCTGGTTTGCCAACTATGTTGAGAACACACCATTTCCCTTTAGGATGGTGTATAACTTCTCTTACAACCCCCAGCTTGATATTTTGGTATTTGAATTCTTTGTAGCTCGCCCTCGCTGCTTTAGTTTCTTATCTGCAGAAAAGTCAGAGCAAATTGCAGCAGCACGTGCTTATGCGCTGCGAACTTCTCTTTGCGTTGCTCGTATGGCGCTTCAAAGCTGTAAAATCTCTCGTGTCTGCATCAATGGCAGCCTACGCGGAGAAGACCGTATTGTCATATCGATGGACTTAAACGAGGCTGCACTTGCTCGCCTCTTACCTACTGCAGCAAATACTCAAATTGACAGTAACAGCTTTCCACAAGATCCTGCGCTTAGAGTTTCTTTTGACACTGAAGGTTGGTTCAACGAGGTTGAACCCTTCATGAAGCCAACTGATGAGTGGGTTTCTCCTCGTAGCTTCTTTGAGGTACCAGACTTGTCTGATCGTCCTTGTTCGGCGGCGGTTACCGCTATTTGTGGAGCTCAAAAGGTAAATGATCTTGGGTACTCTGAAGCAGCTCATCGCATTAAGCTTTGGAATACCACCCTCAACAACATCCCAAAAGATGCTTCAACTGCAGATGTAGTTAGCCAGCTTGAGGAAGCAAAAGCTTCAACTTCTGATATTTATGCCATTGAAGGTCTTGATAGAGTCATTCACGGCCTGGTTGAAGGGACTATTGATTTTTCAGATAGAAGAACCATGGCCGAGAAATTCCTCTTTGGCTCGCCTCTCAACAAAACACTTGAGACCATAAAGAACATCATGGATGGAGAGCCAGATCCAGATGCTCTAGAAAAAACACTCACAGAGCTTGAATCGCAGGTTTCACCAACCCTTGATATGGGCTTATACCTGGACGATTCGGATTCTATCTACAGATATTTTGATTCCATCTCAGAGCGCATAGCCTATAACCTTGCGTTCCCCAATGAGCCAAGAAAACTTGTACTTATTCCAGATACGTACTTCATGTCTTTGGCAAGAATGGCACGCGCCTATAACCTGCTTGAGCAGTCAGAAAAAGCAGAACGCTACGCGCAAGAAGCCCACAGGATTTCTCCTTTGGGAATTGATGCAACATTGTTGCTAGTAAGAACACTGGAAGATCAGTCAAAAATTTTTGAGGCTGCAAAGCTTCTCAAAAATCTTATCCAACATCTTTTCTCCAGTTCAGATGTTGCACTGGTGTACTATCGCCTGGCATATATGGAGTGGAAACTGGGACGCTCTGATCTTTGCGCAGCTTGCTATCAAATGGCCATAATTATCGGTGGTAATGTTGCTCAGCCTGCAAAAGAAGAGCTTAAAGACCTTCTAAAGACAGATTCTTCTGTCAAAACGCTAGACACCCCTCAAGAGGTCTTCTCGTTCCTTGAGCAAAATAATATTCCTGTCTTTGACCAGAAAGCTGTATTTAACAAGGCAGTTACTATTGCCAGTGCCTGTGTTAACGATGGCGTTTATTGTGTTGGTCAGAATATGCTCAAGAACTGCCTTGAGATTACGTTTGATGATGCAGCTGCAAAAGTTGAGAGTTCACTGAGATCACCCTACTAA
- a CDS encoding ABC transporter substrate-binding protein gives MDRRSFLKLASLIPATALFGCKGTSQEKSQETAKDEAKKSDPVAVKVATLKGPTAMGLVKFMSEVEAKNITDNNYSFEILDAPDQVVAKVAQGDVDVASIPANLAATLFNKTKGAYKVACLNVLNVLYIVETGSAISKIADLKGKTLYASGKGAVPEYTLSYLLSKNGMTLGEDVQVEWKSEHTECVAALAQDPEGIALLPQPFVTVAQTKNSQIRIAIDLGAEWETVNPQSKLIAGVTIISSKLISDSPDAVTALLSHYKDSVEFAVDHPDDAATLVGKYGIVPEPIAKVALPKCNITYIDGADMKTALSSYLGILAEANPQSVGGQVPGDDFYFGA, from the coding sequence ATGGATAGACGTTCGTTCCTTAAGCTTGCAAGTCTTATTCCAGCTACAGCATTGTTTGGCTGCAAGGGAACAAGTCAAGAGAAGTCTCAAGAAACTGCAAAAGATGAGGCTAAGAAATCTGACCCCGTTGCGGTAAAAGTTGCAACACTTAAAGGACCTACCGCCATGGGCTTGGTTAAGTTCATGAGTGAGGTTGAAGCAAAAAACATTACCGACAACAATTATTCATTTGAGATTTTAGATGCCCCTGATCAGGTAGTTGCTAAGGTAGCTCAGGGTGATGTCGACGTTGCGTCTATTCCTGCAAACCTTGCCGCTACGTTATTCAACAAGACCAAAGGTGCCTACAAGGTAGCTTGCCTCAACGTACTGAATGTTCTCTACATTGTTGAGACGGGAAGCGCTATTTCTAAGATTGCTGACCTTAAGGGAAAGACGCTCTATGCCTCTGGTAAGGGTGCTGTTCCAGAGTACACACTGTCCTACTTGTTGAGCAAAAATGGTATGACGCTTGGTGAAGATGTCCAGGTTGAGTGGAAGAGCGAGCATACCGAGTGCGTTGCAGCTCTAGCACAAGATCCAGAGGGAATCGCATTGCTTCCACAGCCTTTTGTTACCGTGGCACAAACCAAGAACAGTCAGATTCGCATAGCAATTGACCTTGGTGCCGAGTGGGAGACAGTTAATCCTCAGAGTAAGTTGATTGCAGGCGTAACCATTATTTCTTCAAAGCTTATCTCGGATTCTCCAGATGCTGTGACTGCTCTGCTTTCTCACTACAAAGACTCTGTTGAATTTGCTGTTGATCATCCAGATGATGCTGCTACACTTGTGGGCAAATACGGCATTGTTCCAGAGCCTATTGCCAAGGTTGCACTGCCTAAGTGTAATATTACGTATATTGATGGCGCAGATATGAAGACTGCACTTTCAAGTTATTTAGGCATTCTGGCCGAGGCTAATCCTCAGTCAGTAGGCGGACAGGTTCCCGGAGACGATTTCTACTTTGGCGCATAA
- a CDS encoding ATP-binding cassette domain-containing protein — MREKITNSVNMTKPQLEVKNIFKSFGDTVVLDDFSYKFDRGVYVLSDPSGAGKTTLLRILCGLEMADSGTVYKSPYAKTVMMFQEDRLLENLSVMANIMLATQARSKEQKQILRVRIKEALCGVGLEGTDNKLVNELSGGQKRRVALLRTLFANADILLFDEPFKGLDEALKQQVIAFIKPFIESKVVIWVTHTPEEIKLLGSYTALQL; from the coding sequence ATGAGAGAAAAAATTACAAATTCTGTGAACATGACTAAGCCTCAGCTTGAGGTAAAAAACATCTTTAAATCGTTTGGCGATACGGTTGTGTTAGATGACTTTTCCTACAAGTTTGATAGGGGAGTATACGTACTTTCTGATCCCTCCGGAGCTGGAAAAACAACACTTCTTCGTATTCTTTGTGGTCTTGAAATGGCTGACTCAGGTACAGTGTACAAATCACCTTATGCTAAAACAGTCATGATGTTTCAAGAAGATAGGCTGCTAGAAAATTTGAGTGTTATGGCAAATATTATGCTTGCTACACAAGCACGCTCAAAGGAGCAAAAACAAATCTTACGAGTACGAATAAAGGAAGCTCTTTGTGGAGTTGGACTTGAAGGCACAGATAACAAGTTAGTAAATGAGCTCTCTGGTGGACAAAAGAGACGCGTTGCTCTTTTGCGCACACTCTTTGCTAATGCAGATATTTTACTCTTTGATGAACCGTTTAAAGGATTAGATGAAGCGCTTAAGCAGCAGGTTATTGCCTTTATCAAACCGTTTATTGAATCAAAAGTTGTAATTTGGGTAACTCACACTCCTGAAGAAATAAAACTGCTAGGCTCTTATACAGCACTGCAGTTATAG
- a CDS encoding gamma-glutamyl-gamma-aminobutyrate hydrolase family protein, translating to MVIPDIVKDAFSDVSNLPASERPLICVTPRWMPEENFSDSASVGQIQFDAILAAGGIPIMMPLTEDPEVIAQFVEICDGFCLTGGHDVDPRNWGEEPRDLNRLSPMRDALEFELVKQVLAADKPLLAICRGLQLLNVVLGGTLAQDLHTLEPAENHVFWTHAANLYHPAHAVHIQKDSLLYETLGKVEDIQVNSYHDEALRKVSSELNVVAYASDGIIEGAEVKGKTFALGVQWHPEYGWHYSKADCELWKSFVTASQASRSSR from the coding sequence GTGGTTATTCCAGATATTGTTAAAGATGCATTTAGTGATGTTTCAAATCTTCCTGCTTCTGAGCGTCCTCTTATCTGCGTGACTCCTCGTTGGATGCCTGAAGAGAACTTTTCTGATTCTGCTTCTGTAGGACAAATTCAGTTTGATGCCATTCTTGCTGCAGGTGGCATTCCAATCATGATGCCTTTAACTGAAGATCCAGAGGTTATTGCTCAGTTTGTTGAGATATGTGATGGCTTTTGTCTTACCGGTGGTCATGATGTTGATCCACGTAATTGGGGAGAAGAACCACGTGACCTCAACCGTTTATCTCCTATGAGAGATGCGCTTGAGTTTGAGTTAGTAAAACAAGTGCTTGCTGCAGATAAACCATTACTTGCTATCTGTCGCGGTCTTCAGCTTTTAAATGTTGTACTTGGTGGTACGCTTGCACAAGATTTGCACACGCTTGAACCAGCAGAAAATCATGTATTTTGGACCCATGCTGCAAATCTGTATCATCCAGCTCATGCAGTTCATATTCAAAAAGATTCTTTGTTATATGAAACTTTGGGTAAGGTTGAAGACATCCAGGTAAATTCATACCATGATGAGGCTTTACGAAAAGTATCCTCTGAGCTCAATGTAGTTGCCTATGCCTCAGACGGCATTATTGAAGGTGCTGAGGTTAAGGGAAAGACGTTTGCCTTAGGTGTACAGTGGCATCCAGAGTATGGATGGCATTACAGCAAGGCTGACTGCGAACTTTGGAAATCCTTTGTTACAGCTTCACAAGCTTCACGGTCTTCTCGTTAA
- a CDS encoding peptidase M42, with amino-acid sequence MTRFETDIQYLIDTTKKLVECDSPVGYYDRIHDLLRKLVAETGYELQIDNKATAYVLVEGKDTSKTVGVNAHLDTIGLIVRGFNSDGTLRVRQLGGINYHSIEGETCHVVCRDGSVVDGQVICNHHSVHVFEDAKTMERNEDNMSISLIADVSTAEEARALGVSEGAVVAIDPHFEMYDNGYMVFRFIDDKACVAAQLHTLRWLAQSGEKPLYNTLFAFPMYEEIGHGGAFLPVEVDEYVSLDITLIGPDYNSNEHHVGIIVSDIRSPYDWEVSNKLIACAQEVIEPEKWNQQVAFHFSTDANASYFSGNNLKSGAFGPACLNTHGRERCHIDAIIGTENLCRAYVLGYGEKN; translated from the coding sequence ATGACTCGTTTTGAGACCGATATACAGTACTTGATTGATACTACAAAGAAGCTTGTCGAATGTGATAGTCCTGTTGGCTATTACGATCGCATTCACGATTTACTTCGTAAACTTGTTGCTGAAACAGGCTATGAGCTTCAAATTGATAACAAAGCTACAGCATATGTCCTGGTAGAGGGCAAGGATACTAGTAAGACCGTGGGCGTCAATGCCCACCTTGATACAATTGGTTTGATTGTCCGCGGGTTTAATTCAGACGGCACGCTACGCGTTCGTCAACTGGGCGGTATTAACTATCACAGCATTGAGGGCGAGACCTGTCATGTTGTCTGCAGAGATGGCTCTGTTGTTGATGGTCAGGTAATCTGCAACCATCACTCTGTTCACGTTTTTGAGGACGCTAAAACTATGGAGCGCAATGAGGACAACATGTCCATCTCGCTCATTGCTGATGTTTCTACTGCTGAAGAAGCGCGTGCACTGGGTGTCTCAGAGGGCGCAGTTGTTGCCATTGATCCTCACTTTGAGATGTATGACAACGGCTATATGGTTTTTCGCTTTATTGATGACAAGGCTTGTGTAGCAGCACAACTTCACACACTACGTTGGCTTGCACAGTCTGGCGAGAAACCCCTCTATAACACCTTATTTGCCTTCCCAATGTATGAGGAGATTGGCCACGGCGGCGCTTTCTTGCCCGTTGAGGTGGATGAGTACGTATCGCTAGACATTACCCTCATTGGTCCAGACTACAATTCAAACGAGCATCACGTGGGTATCATTGTTTCTGATATTCGCTCTCCATATGACTGGGAAGTTTCCAACAAGCTTATTGCTTGCGCACAGGAAGTTATTGAGCCAGAAAAGTGGAATCAGCAGGTTGCCTTCCACTTCTCAACCGATGCTAACGCATCATATTTTTCTGGCAATAATCTTAAGAGTGGCGCGTTTGGTCCAGCTTGCTTGAATACTCATGGGCGTGAGCGTTGTCACATTGACGCAATTATTGGTACCGAAAATCTGTGCCGCGCTTACGTCCTTGGATATGGCGAGAAGAACTAG
- a CDS encoding ABC transporter substrate-binding protein produces the protein MKEHVFNNLSRKSFLRGSLAAAVAAGSASLLSACGGSASGDGEKKVLRFGVNNPKVTFDTQKTSGSVGVSEAVAESLLVLNPDTKEIEPNLVTGLPTVSDDGLTYSFELKDGVKFHNGETLKSSDVKYTLTRMFLPATKATSIDSYAYIEGAKDIIAGKTEELSGVVIKDDRHFDIKLTQPYSTFNAIMAQFYAVIYPEKACKEAGEAWGTETNFIGTGAYKLVSNDSATEVVLEGFADYHEGKPGLDELRFVYIDDANTRVLNYKNNDVDLVFISQSLIQQYQNDESISKEIVNYTPASTQFVNLNLQSQNLKDVRVRQALSMAIDRDTICSTILSNVAKPAKSFIPSSETGYNESAPEFEYNVDKAKQLLAQAGVSNLTLNAQVRSQDQNLMVAIQDAWSKIGVTCNVSVIDSGVWSDARANGELEVTLVTWSTLSFQGIEHMGSYFRSDRAAKKSSFYNSSEFDNLVDQARLTVNDNDKVLELTRQADSLMTHTDYACLPIDWPQMPYVLKPEFTGLSVLVNPHFDKVKKK, from the coding sequence ATGAAAGAGCACGTATTTAATAATCTTTCCCGTAAATCATTTTTACGTGGATCTTTGGCGGCTGCCGTTGCCGCCGGTTCTGCTTCACTACTTTCTGCTTGTGGTGGATCTGCTAGCGGAGATGGTGAAAAAAAGGTATTACGCTTTGGCGTAAACAATCCAAAAGTTACCTTTGATACTCAAAAAACCTCTGGCTCTGTTGGTGTATCTGAAGCAGTTGCAGAATCTTTACTGGTGCTTAACCCAGACACAAAAGAGATTGAGCCAAATCTGGTAACTGGTCTTCCTACTGTTTCTGATGATGGTCTTACTTACTCATTTGAGCTTAAAGATGGCGTCAAATTCCACAACGGAGAAACCCTTAAATCATCTGACGTTAAGTACACCTTAACGCGCATGTTCTTGCCTGCTACCAAGGCAACCTCAATTGACTCTTATGCTTACATTGAGGGTGCTAAAGACATTATTGCTGGTAAAACTGAAGAGCTTTCTGGCGTTGTTATTAAAGACGACCGTCACTTTGACATTAAGCTAACCCAACCGTATTCAACCTTCAATGCAATCATGGCTCAATTCTATGCTGTCATCTACCCAGAGAAGGCCTGCAAAGAAGCTGGTGAAGCGTGGGGTACTGAGACCAATTTCATTGGCACTGGTGCATACAAGCTTGTCTCAAACGATAGCGCTACAGAAGTTGTTCTTGAGGGATTTGCTGACTACCATGAAGGTAAACCTGGCCTGGATGAGCTTAGATTTGTTTACATTGACGACGCTAACACCCGTGTTCTTAACTACAAGAACAACGATGTTGACCTGGTCTTTATTTCTCAGTCTCTTATTCAGCAGTATCAAAACGATGAATCTATCTCCAAAGAAATTGTCAATTACACACCTGCATCCACGCAGTTTGTAAACTTGAATCTTCAGAGTCAGAACCTCAAAGATGTTCGTGTTCGTCAGGCGCTCTCAATGGCAATTGATAGAGACACCATTTGTAGCACCATTCTTTCTAATGTTGCTAAACCTGCAAAGTCATTTATTCCATCTTCTGAGACTGGTTACAATGAGTCCGCTCCAGAGTTTGAGTACAACGTAGACAAAGCAAAACAGCTTCTTGCACAAGCAGGTGTTTCTAACCTTACTCTTAACGCACAGGTTAGAAGCCAAGACCAGAACCTTATGGTTGCTATACAGGATGCATGGTCCAAGATTGGCGTTACTTGTAACGTAAGCGTTATTGACTCTGGTGTTTGGAGCGACGCACGCGCCAACGGAGAGCTTGAGGTTACCTTGGTTACCTGGTCTACCCTCTCCTTCCAAGGCATTGAGCACATGGGCTCCTACTTCCGCTCTGACCGCGCTGCAAAGAAGTCTTCCTTCTACAACAGTTCCGAGTTTGACAACCTTGTTGACCAAGCTCGCCTCACAGTCAATGACAATGACAAAGTTCTTGAGCTTACCCGTCAGGCAGATAGTCTCATGACACACACAGACTACGCTTGCCTGCCTATTGACTGGCCACAGATGCCCTACGTCCTAAAGCCAGAATTTACGGGCCTCAGCGTTCTGGTCAATCCTCACTTTGATAAGGTTAAGAAGAAGTAA
- a CDS encoding ABC transporter permease, protein MAHNPHIKDSFSDRGSAPTGAASAYFSAEKSGCTSCTQTIRKIISSWGVRLGVLVFWLAIWQIVAVAINQDIVLTSPIQTIQTLFSLAQLREFWVSIGLSLLRIFVGGALAFTAGSLLAFLSFKYKLVKLLFEPLISTIKSIPVASFVILLLIWVRTPYLSISISFLMALPIIYIAVLEGLLGTDQKLIEMANVYQIHGWYRVKAIYLSQLMPSLKTATSLAMGFCWKSGIAAEVIGLPTFSIGEHLYNAKVYLDTPALFAWTLVVIVMSVLGEKIVMWLVSWAATRLEKSCS, encoded by the coding sequence TTGGCGCATAATCCGCACATAAAAGATAGTTTCTCTGACCGAGGTAGTGCCCCAACAGGTGCTGCCTCGGCATACTTTTCTGCGGAGAAAAGCGGTTGCACTTCATGCACTCAGACTATTCGCAAAATTATTTCAAGTTGGGGAGTTCGTTTAGGTGTCCTGGTATTTTGGCTTGCTATATGGCAGATAGTTGCAGTTGCCATCAACCAGGATATTGTTTTAACTTCGCCTATACAGACTATCCAGACGCTTTTCTCGCTTGCTCAACTACGCGAATTTTGGGTTTCTATTGGTCTTTCTCTTTTACGTATTTTTGTTGGTGGAGCGCTTGCCTTTACAGCTGGTTCTTTGCTGGCGTTTTTGAGTTTTAAGTACAAGCTGGTCAAACTTCTTTTTGAGCCACTTATTTCTACCATTAAGTCAATTCCGGTGGCATCATTTGTCATCTTGTTACTTATCTGGGTTCGTACACCCTATCTCTCAATTTCAATTTCGTTTTTGATGGCACTTCCTATTATTTATATTGCGGTGCTTGAAGGACTTCTTGGTACTGACCAGAAGCTAATTGAAATGGCCAACGTGTACCAAATTCATGGCTGGTATCGCGTTAAGGCAATATATTTGTCACAACTTATGCCCTCGCTCAAGACAGCAACCTCACTTGCTATGGGATTTTGCTGGAAGTCAGGAATTGCTGCCGAGGTCATTGGCCTTCCTACATTTTCCATTGGTGAGCATCTCTATAATGCTAAAGTGTACCTAGATACACCAGCGCTTTTTGCATGGACACTTGTAGTTATTGTGATGAGTGTACTTGGCGAGAAGATTGTAATGTGGTTAGTTTCATGGGCTGCTACAAGGTTAGAAAAGAGCTGTTCATGA
- the pepT gene encoding peptidase T has translation MSDVLDRFIAYCKVSSQSNPLTADTVPSTESQHQMAEVVAADLRELGAENVTVDEHAYVVAHWPASKGLEDLPTLGFCCHIDTAWQSWGNPVHPQVVTYEGGKLVVGSDREGREVYISPETNPQLEHMTGWQLVTTDGTSLLGGDDKAGIAMLVSLLARYKEHPELKHPRIALAFVPDEEIGHGAALLDLDAFGAVYGYTIDGGPFGEFCYETFNAAEVFVCAHGLSVHTGTAKGQMINASEAIMRFHELLPPAERPEFTEGYDGFFYLERVNGDCESARADYIIRDHDQAKVERRKQLMVDAAAYVNKQIGSEVLSVEIHDQYHNLADIVLKPEYAHLIENARIAYEKAGVQMTCIPMRGGTDGSQLSFRGFPCANLSACYYNAHGVREFVPVPELEGMVDMLEHLVELYTYPQN, from the coding sequence ATGAGTGACGTTTTAGATAGATTTATTGCGTATTGCAAGGTTTCTTCTCAGTCCAATCCGCTGACTGCAGATACGGTTCCTTCAACTGAGTCTCAGCATCAGATGGCTGAGGTTGTTGCGGCTGATCTTCGTGAGCTTGGTGCAGAAAATGTAACAGTAGATGAGCATGCTTATGTGGTTGCTCACTGGCCTGCAAGTAAGGGTTTGGAAGATCTTCCTACACTTGGTTTCTGTTGCCATATTGATACTGCTTGGCAGTCTTGGGGCAATCCCGTTCATCCTCAGGTAGTTACCTACGAGGGCGGCAAGCTGGTGGTTGGTTCAGATCGCGAGGGTAGAGAGGTTTATATTAGCCCCGAGACAAACCCTCAGCTTGAGCATATGACTGGTTGGCAGCTTGTTACTACTGACGGTACATCATTGCTTGGCGGTGATGACAAGGCTGGTATTGCCATGCTTGTTAGCTTGCTTGCTCGCTACAAGGAACATCCGGAGCTTAAGCATCCGCGCATTGCACTTGCGTTTGTTCCTGATGAGGAGATTGGTCACGGTGCGGCCCTTCTGGATCTTGACGCCTTTGGTGCTGTTTATGGCTACACCATTGACGGCGGTCCGTTTGGCGAGTTCTGTTACGAGACCTTCAATGCTGCTGAGGTGTTTGTTTGCGCTCATGGACTTTCGGTTCACACGGGAACCGCAAAAGGACAGATGATTAATGCGTCTGAGGCAATCATGCGTTTTCATGAGTTGCTTCCACCTGCGGAGCGTCCTGAGTTCACAGAAGGTTATGACGGTTTTTTCTATCTGGAGCGCGTCAATGGTGATTGTGAGTCCGCACGTGCTGATTACATTATTCGTGATCATGACCAGGCAAAAGTTGAGCGTCGTAAGCAGCTGATGGTTGATGCTGCAGCATATGTAAACAAGCAGATTGGCTCTGAGGTTCTCTCTGTTGAGATTCATGATCAGTATCACAACTTGGCTGATATTGTCTTGAAACCTGAGTATGCGCACTTAATTGAGAATGCGCGCATTGCATACGAGAAGGCTGGTGTACAGATGACCTGCATTCCAATGCGCGGTGGCACCGATGGGTCTCAGCTCTCCTTTAGAGGATTTCCTTGCGCTAATCTTTCGGCCTGCTACTACAACGCCCACGGCGTTAGAGAGTTTGTTCCTGTCCCAGAGCTTGAGGGTATGGTTGACATGCTTGAGCACCTGGTAGAGCTTTACACTTATCCACAAAACTAG
- the coaE gene encoding dephospho-CoA kinase (Dephospho-CoA kinase (CoaE) performs the final step in coenzyme A biosynthesis.), with translation MYKVILAGGMASGKSTVSKMFEAAGGLRFDLDEVSRKLLRPGCECTYRVAEAFGKDLLDPDTNEINRRELGRRAFATSESAELLEDLEMPFIREYMRQFLTKEAPVADARFCFVEVPLLDRVEDLLELVDEVVVVVAPLELRAKRAEQRGSSRQEFEQRIAHQPTDKYLRDQADTVFVNSGGLDELKAQVELWLNARFNQHLEQ, from the coding sequence ATGTACAAGGTAATTCTCGCTGGCGGAATGGCGTCTGGAAAATCAACTGTTTCTAAAATGTTTGAAGCAGCAGGTGGTCTGCGCTTTGATCTTGATGAAGTTTCTCGAAAGCTTTTACGTCCAGGATGTGAGTGCACCTATCGTGTGGCAGAGGCTTTTGGAAAAGATTTACTGGATCCTGATACTAATGAAATTAATAGGCGAGAGCTTGGCCGTAGAGCTTTTGCTACTAGTGAATCAGCGGAGCTTCTAGAAGATCTTGAAATGCCTTTTATCAGGGAGTATATGCGTCAGTTTCTGACAAAAGAGGCACCTGTTGCAGATGCTCGGTTCTGCTTTGTAGAGGTTCCGTTGCTTGATCGTGTTGAAGATTTGTTGGAGCTGGTTGATGAAGTTGTCGTTGTTGTAGCACCTTTAGAGCTCAGAGCAAAGCGCGCTGAACAGCGAGGGTCTTCTCGCCAGGAGTTTGAGCAACGTATAGCGCATCAACCTACCGATAAATACTTGCGTGATCAGGCGGATACAGTGTTTGTGAACTCCGGAGGCCTGGATGAGCTTAAAGCACAGGTAGAGCTTTGGCTCAACGCTCGGTTTAACCAACATTTAGAGCAATAA